In the genome of Girardinichthys multiradiatus isolate DD_20200921_A chromosome 7, DD_fGirMul_XY1, whole genome shotgun sequence, one region contains:
- the dap1b gene encoding death associated protein 1b isoform X1, which translates to MVQQLSRSGAKGAPLLKAGHPPAVKAGGKRVAKKSLEDGTPEKETKRSEKLSRSLASSSRMQQVGLLLTGTLDKLSHDFPETSVSVRHSKVRPAVEKSHCPRTFCIQQPRK; encoded by the exons ATGGTGCAACAACTCTCCAGATCTGGAGCGAAAGGGGCTCCTCTGCTCAAAGCTGGGCACCCACCAGCAG TGAAGGCTGGAGGGAAACGAGTGGCCAAGAAAAGCCTGGAGGATGGGACTCCAGAGAAGGAGACAAAGAGGTCTGAAAAACTGAG CCGGTCTCTTGCCTCCTCCAGCAGGATGCAACAAGTTGGCCTGCTTCTGACAGGGACTCTTGACAAG CTCAGTCATGACTTTCCAGAGACCTCGGTGAGCGTGAGGCACAGCAAGGTGCGCCCCGCCGTGGAAAAGTCTCACTGCCCTCGGACCTTCTGCATCCAGCAGCCCAGGAAGTAG
- the dap1b gene encoding death associated protein 1b isoform X2 — MVQQLSRSGAKGAPLLKAGHPPAVKAGGKRVAKKSLEDGTPEKETKSRSLASSSRMQQVGLLLTGTLDKLSHDFPETSVSVRHSKVRPAVEKSHCPRTFCIQQPRK; from the exons ATGGTGCAACAACTCTCCAGATCTGGAGCGAAAGGGGCTCCTCTGCTCAAAGCTGGGCACCCACCAGCAG TGAAGGCTGGAGGGAAACGAGTGGCCAAGAAAAGCCTGGAGGATGGGACTCCAGAGAAGGAGACAAAGAG CCGGTCTCTTGCCTCCTCCAGCAGGATGCAACAAGTTGGCCTGCTTCTGACAGGGACTCTTGACAAG CTCAGTCATGACTTTCCAGAGACCTCGGTGAGCGTGAGGCACAGCAAGGTGCGCCCCGCCGTGGAAAAGTCTCACTGCCCTCGGACCTTCTGCATCCAGCAGCCCAGGAAGTAG